The Candidatus Methanomethylophilaceae archaeon genomic interval TGAGAATCAAGGATATGACGGCCGTGAAAGCGAACACGCCGAAAGTTCCCTCCGCGGACTTGCCGTTGATGATCTTGTGCTTGCCGAACTTTTTGCCGATGACGCTGCCGAAGCCGTCGCCAAAAGTCATCGCTATGACGCCTATGGAAGCGGCTGTCCAGTGGTCGGAGCAGAGCAATACCAATACGGTGATCGTGATGGCATAGAAGAACAGCCCGGTCTTGTGCCCGTTGTTGGATATCTCCCCAAGCTTGGACTCGGATATCTTGTTGCCCTTGATCATCGCGAAGAATAGTATTATTGCGAAGGGAATGGTGAAAAAGATCAGCATAACCCAGTTCTCGGTGAACATCCACCAGACGAAAACGAAAGTTCCGACTCCGATGTGGACCACTTTGCGGGTGTCTATCCTGGAATTCTTCTTCTCCAGATAAGCCGAAACAGCCAACGACACGCCGATGATCAGATACACCAGAATGAGCGCCACGTAATCCTGAGTCTGCATCCTCCAACCTGCCAGTACGATGTGAGTAAAGACTACTCAATGATAAACGTTGATGTGGAAACAATTGACTCCGCCTGGGCCGAACCCCATCGGAAGGTCGTAGGAATCCCCTCAGAAGATGGGAAACTTCGGACTGCTTTCGGAAAAACAGTCGAGGATATGGGATTTATAGATTTCAGAGAGATTCGGACACAGAGAATCAGACAATATCATCCATCTGATCCCGCAAAACCGGCGTTTGAAACTATTATATAAATGAAACAGGTCATGCCGTGCCATGAACAAGTATCTGCAGTTGTTCAGGATCGGGAACGCCATAATGGGGATCATCGGCGTAACCGTGGCATCCTTCATGGCTTCGGGGACCGGGATCGCCGACCATTGGATCAACCTCCTGATATCCGCTCTGATAGTGTTCATGTTCGTGTGCGGGGGAAACGCCCTCAACGACAGCATAGACGCCGAGATCGACAAGACCGCCCATCCTGAGCGCCCAGTCCCTTCCGGCCGCATGACCGCCAAAGAAGCGAGGAACGCCGGCATAATCATGCTCGCCGGTTCGGCCGCCGCTTCCCTCCTCACCATGGACCCGGTCTGCATCCTCATCGTAACGGTTGCCGTGGCGCTGATGGTAGCTTACGAGCTGTTCCTGAAGCAAAGGGGATTCGTAGGGAATCTGACCATAGCGGCGCTCACCGGGATGACATTCCTGATGGGCGGGGCGGCCGTATCCAACGCCGAAGGCAACGTCATAATCGCGGTCATGGCCGCTCTCGTTTCCGTCGGAAGAGAGATCGCCAAAGACATCGAAGACATGGAAGGGGATGAGGGGAGAGTCACTCTGCCCATGAAAATAGGGAAGAAGGGTGCGGCAGCAGTTGCATGCGTGTTCTTCATCGCAGGCCCGATGCTGAGCATCGTACCCATGATCCAGCACACGTACGGACCGATGTACTATCTGGTGGTAGTAGCTGACGCCCTGTTCATATTCTGCGCCTATTCCGTGTTCTCAGACCCGCACAAAGCCCAGAAGACAGCGAAAATCGCCATGTTCGCCGCTCTCATTGCGTTCATACTCGGAGTCGCATTCAGATGATGTCTGAATGGATTATTATCCGAATCGAATTGGATCCTTCGAACTGGCAGAACAATTTGATACGGCACTTGAATCTGAAAGAAAATTGATCGCCCCGACAGATCAGATTCTACAGAGAAATCGAGAGACCTCGAGCGCATGCCCGAAACTCATCCCTCACCGCGAATATGCCGCATATCGTAAGGATGAATTGTGGGTCTAAAGTTGATTGATAAACTTTAGGAATCTGAGTACAAACAGTTATGACTTCAGTTTCCATTTTTACTTTGTAGACTGCATAGTGTACAGGAGATTGTTTGATGACAAAACAAATGTGCGCATCACCGGCAGGACACGCGGAGGCGTTCCGCCCCATTCACAT includes:
- a CDS encoding geranylgeranylglycerol-phosphate geranylgeranyltransferase; this encodes MNKYLQLFRIGNAIMGIIGVTVASFMASGTGIADHWINLLISALIVFMFVCGGNALNDSIDAEIDKTAHPERPVPSGRMTAKEARNAGIIMLAGSAAASLLTMDPVCILIVTVAVALMVAYELFLKQRGFVGNLTIAALTGMTFLMGGAAVSNAEGNVIIAVMAALVSVGREIAKDIEDMEGDEGRVTLPMKIGKKGAAAVACVFFIAGPMLSIVPMIQHTYGPMYYLVVVADALFIFCAYSVFSDPHKAQKTAKIAMFAALIAFILGVAFR